Proteins found in one Sphingomonas sp. IW22 genomic segment:
- the traA gene encoding Ti-type conjugative transfer relaxase TraA, translating to MAIYHFSAKVISRANGSSAVASAAYRAASELYDERLGRSHNFSNKAGVVHSEVLLPEGAPERLLDRTALWNEVEAGEKRKDAQLAREVEFSIPREMSEKQGVSLARDFVKTQFVDRGMVADLNVHWDTAKDGSPKPHAHIMLAMREVGPDGFGKKVRDWNSTELLKAWREAWAAHVNERMVLLGLEGRIDHRSYVEQGIELEPQHKIGPAGMRRLDRGEDAGRAEDHRRIARENGEKILADPRIALDGITHQQSTFTLRDLAIFVFRHSDGKEQFDRVMAAVRASPDLVALGKDGRDRERFTSRETIATEARLEQAGDMLARQGGHGVSASRLAAALAAAEGRGLVLSGEQRDAFGHITGAQGLASVIGYAGTGKSAMLGVAREAWAAQGYQVRGAALSGIAAENLEDGSGIPSRTIASLEHAWAQGRELLTRGDVLVVDEAGMIGTRQMERVLSHARDAGAKVVLVGDPEQLQAIEAGAAFRAIAERHGAAEITEVRRQREDWQKAATRAFATGRTTEAIHAYAAHGMVHAAETREAARSALVEGWDRQRQAEPDRTRIILTHTNAEVRALNEEARGRLRASGDLGEDVAFGAERGERQFAPGDRIMFLRNERGMGVKNGTLGTIERVSPEGMVVRLDSGARVAFEAKDYAAVDHGYAATFHKSQGVTVDRAHVLATPGMERHSAYVGMSRHRDGVALHYGCDDFADLAKLARTLSRDRAKDMAGDYAAPSDEERARSFAERREIRWPERAREIVQQVRDKAKGMFAGFRLRVAPETSVSDMMPQAGPVIDDRSDAARAVGRYARAAADMDRMRALDLPVLPHQESALRRAGEALDRTRPDAASDLAAAFRRDPALIAQAAAGNTVGAVRAMAEERRVRLDREARADRFVAAWKQMGQVRSDLERSGDRAGAERMRADMVKTAGTIGRDPQFETVLRQRASELNLNPDKGRAIGAALVASLGAGRQRDSGMSL from the coding sequence ATGGCGATCTACCATTTCTCCGCCAAGGTTATCAGCCGCGCGAACGGTTCGAGCGCCGTCGCGTCGGCTGCCTATCGCGCCGCATCCGAGCTGTACGACGAGCGGCTCGGGCGCAGTCACAACTTCTCGAACAAGGCCGGTGTCGTGCACTCAGAGGTGCTGCTGCCCGAAGGCGCACCGGAGCGCCTGCTGGATCGCACGGCGTTGTGGAACGAAGTCGAGGCAGGCGAGAAGCGCAAGGACGCCCAGCTTGCCCGCGAGGTCGAGTTCTCGATCCCGCGCGAGATGAGCGAAAAGCAGGGTGTGAGCCTCGCGCGCGATTTCGTGAAGACGCAGTTTGTCGATCGCGGGATGGTCGCCGATCTCAACGTGCACTGGGACACGGCAAAGGACGGCAGCCCCAAACCGCACGCGCATATCATGCTGGCAATGCGCGAGGTGGGACCGGACGGGTTCGGCAAGAAGGTTCGCGACTGGAATTCGACCGAGCTGCTGAAGGCCTGGCGCGAGGCATGGGCGGCCCATGTCAACGAGCGCATGGTGCTGCTCGGTCTGGAGGGGCGGATCGATCACCGCTCCTATGTCGAGCAGGGGATCGAGCTGGAACCGCAGCACAAGATCGGTCCGGCCGGCATGCGCCGCCTCGACCGCGGCGAGGATGCCGGGCGGGCGGAGGATCACCGGCGGATCGCGCGCGAGAATGGCGAGAAGATCCTAGCCGATCCGCGCATCGCGCTCGACGGCATCACGCACCAGCAGTCCACCTTCACTCTGCGCGATCTGGCGATCTTCGTGTTCCGCCACTCGGACGGAAAGGAGCAGTTCGACCGGGTGATGGCAGCGGTGCGCGCCAGCCCCGATCTGGTGGCGCTGGGCAAGGATGGGCGCGACCGGGAGCGGTTCACGTCGCGCGAGACGATCGCGACCGAGGCACGGCTTGAGCAGGCGGGCGACATGCTGGCGCGGCAAGGTGGGCACGGCGTCTCCGCGTCTCGCCTTGCAGCTGCGCTGGCGGCTGCGGAAGGGCGTGGACTGGTGCTGTCGGGCGAGCAGCGCGACGCCTTCGGGCATATCACCGGTGCGCAGGGGCTGGCATCGGTCATCGGCTATGCCGGGACCGGCAAGTCGGCGATGCTGGGCGTCGCGCGTGAGGCATGGGCGGCGCAGGGCTACCAGGTGCGCGGCGCGGCGCTGTCGGGGATCGCGGCCGAGAATCTGGAGGACGGATCGGGCATCCCGTCGCGCACCATCGCCAGCCTCGAACATGCGTGGGCGCAGGGCCGCGAGCTGCTGACCCGGGGCGACGTGCTGGTGGTGGACGAGGCGGGGATGATCGGCACCCGCCAGATGGAGCGGGTGCTGTCGCATGCCCGCGATGCCGGGGCCAAGGTGGTGCTGGTCGGCGATCCCGAGCAGTTGCAGGCGATCGAGGCCGGGGCGGCGTTCCGGGCGATTGCCGAGCGTCACGGCGCTGCCGAGATCACCGAGGTGCGCCGACAGCGCGAGGACTGGCAGAAGGCGGCAACGCGCGCGTTTGCGACGGGTCGCACGACCGAGGCGATCCACGCCTATGCGGCGCATGGCATGGTGCATGCGGCCGAGACGCGCGAGGCAGCGCGCAGCGCACTGGTGGAGGGCTGGGATCGCCAGCGGCAGGCCGAGCCCGATCGAACCCGCATCATCCTCACCCATACCAATGCCGAGGTGCGCGCGCTGAACGAGGAGGCACGTGGCCGGCTGCGGGCGAGCGGCGACCTGGGCGAGGACGTGGCGTTCGGCGCCGAGCGGGGCGAGCGGCAGTTCGCCCCTGGTGACCGGATTATGTTCCTGCGCAACGAACGCGGGATGGGTGTGAAGAACGGCACACTGGGAACGATCGAGCGGGTCAGCCCCGAAGGCATGGTGGTGCGGCTCGACAGCGGTGCGCGGGTGGCGTTCGAAGCGAAGGACTATGCCGCGGTCGATCACGGCTATGCGGCGACGTTCCACAAATCGCAGGGCGTGACGGTCGATCGCGCGCACGTCCTCGCCACGCCGGGCATGGAACGGCACAGCGCCTATGTCGGCATGTCGCGACATCGTGACGGGGTGGCGCTCCATTACGGGTGCGACGACTTCGCCGACCTGGCGAAGCTTGCGCGTACCCTGTCGCGCGACCGGGCCAAGGACATGGCCGGCGACTATGCTGCGCCATCCGACGAGGAGCGGGCACGCAGCTTTGCCGAGCGGCGCGAGATACGCTGGCCCGAGCGGGCGCGCGAGATCGTGCAGCAGGTCCGTGACAAGGCGAAGGGCATGTTCGCCGGGTTCCGGCTGAGGGTGGCCCCGGAAACCTCCGTTTCGGATATGATGCCGCAGGCCGGGCCGGTGATTGACGACAGGTCGGACGCTGCTCGGGCCGTCGGACGTTATGCGCGTGCCGCAGCCGACATGGACCGGATGCGCGCCCTGGATCTGCCGGTGCTCCCGCATCAGGAGAGCGCGTTGCGCCGTGCCGGCGAGGCGCTCGACCGGACGCGTCCCGACGCTGCCAGCGACCTCGCTGCCGCGTTCCGCCGCGATCCCGCGCTGATCGCGCAGGCAGCCGCTGGAAACACAGTGGGTGCGGTGCGCGCAATGGCCGAGGAACGCCGGGTGCGGCTCGACCGGGAGGCGCGCGCGGACCGGTTCGTTGCGGCATGGAAGCAGATGGGGCAGGTCCGTTCGGATCTGGAGCGCTCGGGCGACCGGGCGGGCGCTGAACGGATGCGCGCCGACATGGTGAAGACGGCCGGGACGATCGGGCGCGATCCGCAGTTTGAAACGGTGCTGCGCCAGCGTGCGTCCGAGCTGAACCTGAACCCCGACAAGGGGCGGGCAATTGGGGCTGCACTGGTTGCGTCGCTCGGTGCGGGCCGTCAGCGGGACAGCGGCATGAGCCTGTAA
- a CDS encoding conjugal transfer protein TraD — protein MRKVRDYDAELRALEDKARALKARRVEQLGQLVTATGADALDMETLAGVLLDAVTSQNAEAKEAWRSKGTAFFQRRGRKGRGAAEGNSDTGAAQPGSNAASGSGASTLI, from the coding sequence ATGCGCAAGGTTCGGGACTATGATGCGGAACTCAGGGCGCTGGAAGACAAGGCGCGGGCGCTGAAGGCGCGGCGCGTCGAACAGCTCGGCCAGCTCGTCACCGCCACCGGGGCCGATGCGCTCGACATGGAAACACTCGCCGGCGTGCTGCTCGATGCCGTCACCTCGCAGAATGCCGAAGCGAAGGAGGCGTGGCGATCGAAGGGCACCGCCTTCTTTCAACGGCGCGGGCGCAAAGGTCGCGGCGCTGCTGAAGGCAACAGCGATACTGGAGCGGCGCAACCGGGCAGCAATGCGGCGAGCGGAAGCGGGGCTTCAACGCTCATCTAG
- a CDS encoding conjugal transfer protein TraD, with protein sequence MARRERTRHLIELGGLVQKAGLVDLTDDDRATIYGALLELVGRARSDDAGDMLALWKRRGKRAFDVEVESRESINDDHHCRCDFEGKSV encoded by the coding sequence GTGGCTCGACGCGAGCGCACCCGCCACCTGATCGAACTTGGCGGCCTCGTCCAGAAAGCCGGCCTGGTCGACCTGACCGACGATGATCGCGCCACGATCTACGGCGCGCTGCTGGAGCTGGTCGGGCGTGCTCGCAGCGATGATGCCGGTGACATGCTCGCGCTATGGAAGCGGCGTGGCAAACGCGCGTTCGACGTGGAAGTGGAGTCGCGGGAAAGCATCAATGACGATCATCACTGTCGATGCGATTTTGAGGGCAAATCTGTGTGA
- a CDS encoding tyrosine-type recombinase/integrase, translated as MTQAEIIPLDTAVAINAAVIDAARRAMSENSWRALRADIRIFGAWCASLGSPVLPAAPATVAAFLRDQAAGGKKAATLARYMASIARLHALADQPDPTRAELVRLELKAQRRALGVRQSQAKGLRFRGQVADPLVAAGPVGVCVEAMLLAADDRIARGQRDRALLSLAFDTGLRRSEVVAVHWGHVERGTGGGGRLFVPRSKGDQEGAGAYAYLSARTMAALAAWRAACGGTREGPVFRRLHRTRNRAGDDVWTVGTGLTAQSVTLIYRAMLDAAHAADLLGMIDGHEFEAWRAGLTAHSTRVGLTQDLFASGQDLAGIMQALRWKSPAQPARYAQALAVESNAAARVVGKL; from the coding sequence ATGACTCAGGCTGAGATCATTCCGCTCGATACTGCCGTTGCGATTAATGCTGCGGTAATTGATGCCGCGCGGCGCGCGATGAGCGAGAATTCGTGGCGGGCATTGCGCGCCGATATCCGCATCTTTGGTGCATGGTGCGCGTCGCTTGGCTCACCGGTGCTGCCCGCCGCGCCGGCGACCGTTGCGGCGTTTCTTCGCGATCAGGCGGCGGGCGGCAAGAAAGCGGCGACGCTGGCGCGATATATGGCGTCGATCGCGCGGCTGCATGCGCTGGCCGATCAGCCCGATCCGACCCGTGCCGAACTGGTGCGCCTTGAACTCAAGGCACAGCGCCGGGCATTGGGCGTACGCCAATCCCAAGCCAAAGGGCTGCGTTTTCGCGGACAGGTTGCCGATCCGCTGGTCGCTGCCGGACCTGTTGGCGTCTGTGTCGAGGCGATGCTGCTGGCGGCCGATGATCGAATTGCGCGGGGTCAGCGCGATCGAGCCCTTCTCAGTCTTGCCTTTGACACGGGGTTGAGGCGATCGGAAGTGGTGGCGGTGCATTGGGGGCATGTCGAGCGCGGCACAGGCGGCGGCGGGCGGCTGTTCGTGCCCCGGTCGAAAGGCGATCAGGAAGGCGCCGGTGCCTATGCTTATTTGTCGGCGCGCACCATGGCGGCACTGGCGGCCTGGCGTGCGGCGTGCGGCGGCACGCGCGAAGGACCGGTTTTCCGGCGGCTGCACCGCACCCGCAACCGTGCCGGGGACGATGTCTGGACCGTGGGCACCGGCCTGACGGCGCAGTCTGTAACTCTTATATATAGGGCCATGCTGGATGCAGCCCACGCGGCCGATCTGCTGGGCATGATCGATGGGCATGAATTCGAGGCATGGCGCGCCGGGCTGACGGCGCATTCGACGCGCGTCGGGCTGACGCAGGACCTGTTCGCCAGCGGTCAGGATCTGGCCGGTATCATGCAGGCACTACGCTGGAAATCGCCCGCCCAGCCCGCGCGCTATGCCCAGGCGCTGGCGGTGGAATCCAATGCAGCGGCACGGGTGGTGGGCAAGCTATAG
- a CDS encoding IS5 family transposase: MHARCDGQGRPLGFVLTGGEVSDYRAAPALLDMPVLKPDALLVDKGYDGDAVREELLWRGILPIIPPKANRREPAACDFRRYRDRNQVERLFNRLKQSRRIATRYDKTATSFLGFLCLASAKLWLTHYVNRA, translated from the coding sequence ATCCACGCCCGCTGTGATGGTCAGGGACGCCCTCTTGGCTTCGTCCTGACCGGGGGCGAGGTATCGGATTATCGCGCCGCGCCAGCCCTGCTCGACATGCCCGTACTCAAGCCTGACGCCTTGCTCGTCGACAAGGGCTATGATGGCGACGCCGTCCGCGAAGAGCTGCTGTGGCGCGGTATCCTGCCGATCATCCCGCCCAAGGCGAACCGTCGCGAGCCAGCGGCTTGCGACTTCCGGCGCTATCGTGACCGCAATCAGGTCGAGCGCTTGTTCAACCGGCTCAAACAATCCCGCCGGATCGCCACCCGCTACGACAAAACCGCAACGTCCTTCCTCGGCTTTCTATGCCTCGCCTCCGCCAAGCTGTGGCTGACGCACTATGTCAACAGGGCCTAG
- a CDS encoding transposase, translating into MSDEEWAVIGALLPPERGRKARPSHDNRRFLSGMLHVLRVGCPWRDMHERYGKWNSVYVRFRRWAEQGVGRDADDAGRSRAD; encoded by the coding sequence GTGTCGGACGAGGAATGGGCGGTCATCGGGGCGCTGCTTCCGCCAGAGCGTGGGCGAAAGGCTCGGCCGTCACATGACAACCGGCGATTTCTGAGCGGGATGCTGCACGTGCTGCGAGTGGGCTGCCCTTGGCGCGACATGCACGAGCGCTATGGCAAGTGGAACTCGGTCTACGTCCGGTTCCGGCGCTGGGCCGAGCAGGGTGTGGGACGCGATGCTGACGACGCTGGTCGATCTCGGGCTGACTGA
- a CDS encoding exonuclease domain-containing protein — protein sequence MDYYEYARSRDLERLARQLDKHCNFKVLRRLPRPDELWLSPTPAKGPMVRLAVIDVETTGLDSKRARMIELAIVHLELDEVGNVIQLQPVTEQLEAPGVSLPSEVEALIGIEAQMLVEQRFYDRLIHNLLSVDVIVSHNATFDRAFMCTRFPRPC from the coding sequence ATGGACTATTATGAATATGCCAGGAGCAGAGATTTGGAAAGGTTGGCGAGGCAACTGGACAAGCATTGTAATTTCAAGGTTCTCCGCCGGCTACCACGGCCGGATGAATTGTGGCTGTCGCCAACGCCGGCGAAAGGGCCGATGGTCAGGCTGGCAGTAATTGATGTCGAAACCACGGGGCTGGACTCAAAGCGTGCCCGCATGATCGAACTGGCCATTGTGCACTTGGAACTGGACGAAGTGGGAAACGTGATCCAATTGCAGCCGGTCACGGAGCAATTGGAGGCGCCGGGTGTGTCCTTGCCATCTGAGGTTGAGGCATTGATAGGGATCGAGGCGCAAATGCTTGTTGAACAGCGTTTCTATGACCGTCTGATCCATAATTTGCTCAGCGTGGATGTAATTGTCAGCCACAACGCCACATTCGACCGCGCATTCATGTGCACCCGCTTTCCTAGGCCCTGTTGA
- a CDS encoding O-antigen ligase family protein, translating to MAHARSARRSRFRPDLPLILTIALIVLLWVAGGASRADTMGQVVVRAGCWAILIAAILAGPRPIFAGARPVLFLLIATIALPLIQLIPLPPAWWQSLPGRDILLIPGEPVPWRPWTMTPGATRNALASLIVPAATLLVLAQGNERVRAWLPTILLAMIASAVLLGLLQFTGARFNNPFLNDTPGQVSGIFANRNHFALLIAIGCLIAPVWAFMDRDALRWRGPLAVGLVLLFVLTILATGSRAGMLLGGLALMLALMLVGRRLRRRLSHAPRWVFPALIVAGVVVIGGFIGLSFAADRADAINRLIALETGEDMRSRALPTVLAMIATYMPFGSGFGGFDPVFRIHEPLELLKLTYFNQAHNDYLGIALDGGIAAIALLAAATLWWLITTIRVWRAKADESVILGRLGSAAILLILIASITDYPARTPTIMAIVVIAAFWLARANGNQSQAALPA from the coding sequence ATGGCTCACGCGCGCTCGGCCCGACGGTCCCGTTTCCGCCCCGATCTTCCCCTTATCCTCACGATCGCGTTGATCGTGCTGCTCTGGGTTGCGGGGGGCGCATCCCGTGCCGACACCATGGGTCAGGTCGTCGTGCGGGCAGGTTGCTGGGCAATCCTGATCGCCGCGATCCTTGCCGGGCCGCGACCCATATTTGCAGGGGCGCGGCCGGTCCTGTTCCTGCTGATCGCCACCATCGCCCTGCCGCTGATCCAGCTCATCCCCCTGCCCCCTGCCTGGTGGCAATCGCTGCCCGGTCGCGACATTCTGCTGATTCCAGGGGAGCCGGTGCCGTGGCGGCCATGGACGATGACGCCGGGCGCGACGCGGAACGCGCTGGCATCGCTTATCGTGCCGGCGGCGACGCTGCTGGTGCTGGCCCAGGGGAATGAACGGGTGCGTGCATGGCTGCCGACCATCTTGTTGGCGATGATCGCCTCCGCGGTACTGCTGGGGTTGCTTCAGTTCACGGGCGCGCGGTTCAACAACCCGTTCCTGAACGATACGCCGGGGCAGGTCAGCGGCATCTTTGCCAACCGCAACCATTTCGCGCTGCTGATCGCCATTGGCTGCCTGATTGCGCCGGTCTGGGCGTTCATGGACCGCGACGCGCTGCGCTGGCGCGGGCCGCTGGCCGTCGGGCTGGTGCTGCTGTTCGTGCTGACGATCTTGGCGACGGGTTCGCGCGCGGGCATGTTGCTGGGCGGCTTGGCACTGATGCTAGCGCTGATGCTGGTCGGGCGCCGCCTGCGCCGCCGGTTAAGCCATGCGCCCCGCTGGGTGTTTCCGGCGCTGATCGTGGCGGGCGTCGTCGTGATCGGGGGCTTTATCGGCTTGAGCTTTGCCGCCGACCGCGCCGATGCGATCAACCGCCTGATCGCGCTTGAAACGGGTGAGGACATGCGCTCACGCGCATTGCCCACGGTGCTGGCGATGATCGCCACCTATATGCCGTTCGGGTCGGGTTTCGGCGGGTTCGATCCCGTGTTCCGCATTCATGAGCCGCTAGAGTTGCTCAAGCTGACCTACTTCAATCAGGCGCATAACGATTATCTGGGCATCGCGCTGGATGGGGGCATTGCCGCGATCGCCCTGCTGGCGGCCGCCACGTTGTGGTGGTTGATCACCACCATTCGCGTCTGGCGAGCCAAGGCCGATGAGAGCGTCATACTGGGCCGGCTCGGGTCGGCCGCGATCCTTCTCATCCTGATTGCCAGCATAACCGATTACCCGGCACGCACTCCGACCATCATGGCCATTGTCGTCATCGCGGCATTTTGGCTGGCACGGGCAAATGGCAACCAGTCGCAGGCTGCTTTACCCGCATGA
- a CDS encoding polysaccharide biosynthesis/export family protein: MRFSLPILCLALAATGCGSPEPLQSNGSLTVIQGSSLLPPPNRGDLTAADRPALIGPLDTIEVSVFGIPDLDREMQVDASGRIAMPLAGTVDARGKTAQELADAIEVALKAHYVRNPQVTVNIKSSVSQVVTIDGSVVEPGLYPVTNQMTLMRVVASAKGLTEFARQEEVVILRTVGDQRMAGLYDIAAIRRGAYDDPPIYANDVIIVGDSPQRRLFRDFVSLSPVLAAPLIAVLQ; the protein is encoded by the coding sequence ATGCGCTTTTCGCTTCCAATTCTGTGCCTTGCGCTCGCCGCCACTGGCTGCGGTTCGCCAGAGCCACTTCAGTCGAACGGCAGTCTGACGGTGATTCAGGGCAGCTCGCTCCTTCCGCCGCCCAACCGCGGCGACCTGACCGCTGCGGATCGCCCGGCATTGATCGGCCCGCTCGACACGATTGAGGTCAGCGTATTCGGCATTCCCGACCTTGACCGCGAAATGCAGGTCGATGCCAGCGGCCGCATCGCCATGCCGCTGGCCGGCACCGTCGACGCGCGCGGCAAGACGGCGCAGGAACTGGCCGATGCGATCGAAGTGGCGCTCAAGGCGCATTATGTCCGCAATCCGCAAGTGACCGTGAATATCAAAAGCTCGGTCAGCCAGGTCGTGACGATTGACGGCTCGGTCGTCGAACCGGGTCTTTATCCCGTCACCAACCAGATGACGCTGATGCGCGTGGTCGCCTCCGCCAAGGGCCTGACCGAATTCGCGCGCCAGGAAGAAGTCGTCATTCTACGGACTGTCGGCGATCAGCGCATGGCGGGACTCTACGACATCGCGGCGATCCGCCGCGGCGCGTATGATGATCCGCCGATCTACGCCAATGACGTGATCATCGTTGGCGATTCACCGCAACGCCGCCTGTTCCGTGACTTTGTCTCGTTGTCGCCGGTCCTCGCGGCGCCGCTGATCGCCGTGCTGCAATAA
- a CDS encoding GumC family protein yields MSLVSPTLRPGALPTTLAMPGVTTGGDAMPIIRQYLRIALRWRYVILGAVATCFTLALIVTLLMTPQYTATSTIEISRESSQVTNFQGVERETSVADQEFYQTQYGLLESRTLAERVANQLRLVDDKAFFERFGVDQDDAAFREANGRYTAGGRAARQRIVGEMLLEHINIVPTRLSRLVEINFISPDAAFSQKVANAWAENFIQTNLERKVQATSYGRNLLQRELAQAKERLDESQRQLVTYAEQQRIINLPAQGSGENTTAERSIVADELASLNTALSQATAARIAAEARFREAGRGGQSSEALRNQAINTLRQRRAELAADYQRLMVQFEPDYPPARALQSQIDQLDRSIAREESRVSGSVQAEYRQAAEQENALRERVERLKSNYLDLRRRSIQYNIFQQEVDTNRALYDGLLQRFKEVGVAGGVGVNNIAIVDQADIPQDPSSPRLILNLAIALLAGLAIGAGLAFAFEQMDEAIADPGEVERRLGLPLLGSVPKVEGVEPREALLDRKSDLVDAYLAIQTSLGFTTEHGVPRSLAVTSTRPAEGKSTTALAVATMLARSHKKVILVDGDMRSPSVHHLGGVDHDRGLSNFLAGQDDISQLTFDMTDLGFTAMSAGPIPPNAAELLTGHRLQLLISRLLETYDHVVIDSPPVMGLADAPLIASRVEGIVYAVESHGIRSSLVKTALQRLLGANAHILGGVLTKFEARKAHYGYGYEYGYGYGREKG; encoded by the coding sequence ATGAGTCTCGTCAGCCCCACGCTTCGCCCCGGTGCCTTGCCGACCACGCTTGCTATGCCAGGCGTCACTACTGGCGGCGATGCCATGCCGATCATTCGGCAATATCTGCGTATCGCGCTACGATGGCGTTACGTCATCTTGGGCGCGGTAGCGACGTGCTTCACTCTGGCGCTGATCGTCACGCTGTTGATGACGCCGCAATATACCGCGACTTCGACGATCGAGATTTCGCGTGAATCGAGCCAAGTCACCAATTTCCAAGGCGTCGAGCGCGAAACGAGCGTGGCCGACCAGGAATTCTATCAGACCCAATATGGCCTGCTTGAATCGCGCACACTGGCTGAGCGTGTCGCCAACCAGCTTCGCTTGGTCGATGACAAGGCGTTTTTCGAACGTTTCGGCGTCGATCAGGACGATGCCGCGTTTCGCGAGGCCAATGGCCGCTACACTGCCGGCGGGCGGGCGGCGCGACAGCGAATCGTTGGCGAAATGTTGCTCGAACATATCAACATTGTCCCGACCCGCCTGTCGCGGCTTGTCGAGATCAACTTCATCAGCCCCGACGCCGCCTTCTCGCAAAAGGTCGCCAATGCCTGGGCCGAAAACTTCATCCAGACCAATCTGGAACGTAAAGTTCAGGCGACATCCTATGGCCGCAACCTGCTTCAGCGCGAACTCGCCCAAGCCAAGGAGCGGCTCGATGAATCGCAGCGCCAGCTCGTCACCTATGCCGAGCAGCAGCGGATCATCAACCTGCCCGCGCAAGGATCGGGTGAGAACACCACCGCCGAACGGTCGATCGTCGCCGACGAACTGGCGTCGCTGAACACGGCGCTGTCGCAGGCGACTGCCGCGCGCATCGCCGCCGAAGCGCGCTTTCGCGAGGCGGGCCGCGGCGGACAGTCAAGCGAAGCGCTTCGCAACCAGGCGATCAACACGCTGCGCCAGCGCCGCGCCGAGCTGGCCGCCGACTATCAGCGCCTGATGGTGCAGTTTGAGCCGGATTATCCCCCAGCCCGCGCGCTCCAGTCACAGATCGATCAGCTCGACCGTTCGATCGCGCGCGAGGAAAGCCGAGTATCGGGATCGGTCCAGGCCGAATATCGCCAAGCCGCCGAACAGGAAAATGCTCTTCGCGAACGCGTCGAGCGCCTGAAGTCGAACTACCTCGATCTGCGCCGCCGCAGCATCCAGTATAATATCTTTCAGCAGGAAGTGGACACCAACCGCGCACTTTATGACGGCCTGCTGCAACGCTTCAAGGAAGTCGGCGTAGCCGGGGGCGTTGGCGTCAACAATATTGCAATCGTGGACCAAGCTGATATTCCACAGGATCCGTCGAGTCCACGGCTGATACTTAATCTGGCGATCGCATTGCTTGCCGGTCTCGCCATTGGTGCCGGCCTTGCCTTCGCATTCGAACAGATGGACGAAGCGATTGCCGATCCCGGAGAGGTCGAACGTCGCCTCGGACTGCCGTTGCTAGGTTCGGTACCTAAGGTCGAGGGGGTCGAACCGCGTGAGGCCCTGCTCGACCGCAAATCCGATCTGGTCGATGCCTATCTGGCGATCCAGACCAGTCTGGGCTTCACCACCGAACATGGCGTGCCGCGTTCGCTTGCCGTCACGTCAACCCGACCGGCGGAGGGCAAGTCGACCACCGCGCTTGCCGTCGCGACGATGCTGGCGCGTTCGCACAAGAAGGTCATTCTAGTCGACGGCGACATGCGCTCACCCTCGGTCCACCATCTGGGGGGCGTCGATCATGACCGCGGCCTCAGCAACTTCCTGGCCGGACAGGACGATATCAGCCAGCTGACCTTCGACATGACCGATCTGGGCTTTACCGCGATGTCGGCGGGCCCGATCCCGCCCAATGCTGCCGAGTTGCTGACCGGCCACCGGTTGCAATTGCTGATCTCGCGCCTGTTAGAGACCTATGACCATGTCGTGATCGACAGCCCGCCGGTCATGGGCTTGGCCGACGCGCCGCTGATCGCAAGCCGAGTGGAGGGCATCGTCTATGCCGTCGAATCGCACGGCATTCGGTCAAGCCTCGTCAAAACGGCACTTCAGCGATTGCTTGGCGCTAACGCACATATCCTGGGCGGCGTTCTGACCAAGTTCGAGGCGCGTAAGGCACATTACGGCTATGGCTACGAGTACGGCTATGGCTATGGTCGCGAGAAGGGCTGA